The proteins below come from a single Leptotrichia sp. oral taxon 223 genomic window:
- a CDS encoding 1-deoxy-D-xylulose-5-phosphate synthase, producing the protein MLLERINNPKDLKKLKKEELEILAIEIRKALLNRMTNYSKKGHVGSNMGVVELTIALHYVFNSPIDKILFDVSHQCYTHKILTGRKDGFIYEEKFKTIGGYTDQDESEHDFFKVGHSSTSISLAAGMARARDLKGENENIIALIGDGALGGGLAFEGLNSVAEQGTNLIIIVNDNNQSIAENHGGLYKNLKELRENNGQAKNNYFKSLGLDYKYLDEGHDIKKLIELFESVKDIDHPIVLHIKTIKGKGLPYAEKDVENWHVFGNFNPETGKPKSISPIPENYAAITHDYLVEKMKKDKMVFFITAGTPSTAGFGQLQREELKSFNLQRQYIDVGIAEECATTFSSGIAKNGGKPVFCVMSTFLQRTYDQILHDLAINKNPAVLLVFAGSLKGMDAITHLGYFDIPMISNIPNVVYLAPTTKEEYLAMLDWGIEQNDNPVVIKVPSWTVRHSEKEPDKDYSNLNTFKIEENGGEVAIVALGEFFYLGKEVEELLKEKSGIKATLINPRFITGLDDKMLEDLKENHKLVVTLESGQKEGGFGQKISAFYSTSEMKVLNVGAKKEFTNEVPYDEFFIDNRLTKEQIVEDILKFL; encoded by the coding sequence ATGTTATTAGAACGAATAAATAATCCTAAGGATTTAAAAAAATTAAAAAAAGAAGAATTAGAAATTTTAGCAATAGAAATAAGAAAAGCATTACTAAATAGAATGACAAATTATTCTAAAAAAGGGCATGTGGGTTCTAATATGGGGGTAGTTGAATTAACAATAGCTCTTCATTATGTTTTTAATTCTCCTATTGATAAAATTTTATTTGATGTATCTCACCAGTGCTATACACATAAAATACTTACGGGAAGAAAAGATGGTTTTATTTATGAAGAAAAATTTAAAACAATAGGTGGATATACTGATCAAGATGAAAGTGAACATGATTTTTTTAAAGTAGGGCATAGTTCAACTTCCATAAGCCTTGCTGCTGGAATGGCTAGAGCAAGAGATTTAAAAGGAGAAAATGAAAATATAATTGCTCTTATTGGAGATGGAGCTTTAGGTGGAGGACTTGCCTTTGAAGGTTTAAATAGTGTAGCAGAACAGGGTACAAATTTAATTATAATAGTAAATGATAATAATCAATCTATAGCAGAAAATCATGGTGGGCTTTATAAAAATCTAAAAGAACTTAGAGAAAATAACGGACAAGCTAAAAATAACTATTTTAAATCTTTAGGATTGGATTATAAATATTTAGATGAAGGACATGATATTAAAAAACTTATAGAATTATTTGAAAGTGTTAAAGATATTGATCACCCTATAGTTTTACATATAAAAACTATAAAAGGAAAAGGTCTTCCTTATGCAGAAAAAGATGTTGAAAATTGGCATGTTTTTGGGAATTTTAATCCAGAAACAGGAAAACCAAAGTCAATTTCACCTATACCAGAAAACTATGCAGCAATTACTCATGATTATTTAGTTGAAAAAATGAAAAAAGATAAGATGGTTTTTTTTATCACTGCTGGAACACCTTCAACAGCAGGATTTGGGCAATTACAAAGAGAAGAATTGAAAAGTTTTAATTTACAAAGACAATATATTGATGTAGGAATAGCAGAAGAATGTGCTACTACATTTTCATCAGGAATAGCTAAAAATGGCGGTAAACCAGTATTTTGTGTAATGAGTACATTTTTACAGAGAACTTATGATCAAATTTTGCATGATTTAGCAATTAATAAGAATCCTGCTGTACTACTTGTTTTTGCTGGTTCATTAAAAGGAATGGATGCTATAACACATTTAGGATATTTTGATATACCAATGATTTCTAATATTCCAAATGTAGTGTATCTTGCTCCAACTACAAAAGAAGAGTATTTAGCGATGTTAGATTGGGGAATAGAACAAAATGATAATCCAGTAGTAATTAAAGTACCAAGTTGGACAGTAAGACATTCTGAAAAAGAACCAGATAAAGATTATTCAAATTTGAATACTTTTAAAATAGAAGAAAATGGTGGTGAAGTAGCAATAGTAGCATTAGGAGAATTTTTCTATTTAGGAAAAGAAGTAGAAGAGCTTTTGAAAGAAAAATCAGGAATAAAAGCAACATTAATAAATCCAAGATTTATAACAGGACTTGATGACAAAATGTTAGAAGATTTAAAAGAAAATCATAAACTTGTTGTAACATTAGAAAGTGGACAAAAAGAAGGTGGATTTGGACAAAAAATATCTGCATTCTATTCAACTTCTGAGATGAAAGTTTTAAATGTAGGAGCTAAAAAAGAATTTACAAACGAAGTACCTTATGATGAATTTTTTATAGATAATAGACTTACAAAAGAACAAATCGTAGAAGATATACTTAAGTTTTTATAG